One window from the genome of Magnolia sinica isolate HGM2019 chromosome 4, MsV1, whole genome shotgun sequence encodes:
- the LOC131244125 gene encoding uncharacterized protein LOC131244125 encodes MDVVDFEDTKYVDPTNSHSRNRAFRFGLCCKSLNRDLRRISLGQHHASTGVRLRYKVTAKEKSVLDSSQLYSDYSSIKRGKVGGWGGSTESEISPRPVLSLSIIVSLKEEKEKKNQNQKRSYFDQTEASNLISLFLVLDLRLEESKRRRSSILQGPIVTTIRAYLTPHPMKELRIKDFDVREFAISVAGRSSEKNPAYVLPALRRHLIQLLMHLEQR; translated from the exons atggacgtagtggatttcgAAGATAccaagtatgtggaccccaccaactctcATTCAAGAAATAGAGCCTTCCGTTTCGGTCTCTGCTGCAAAAGCTTGAACAGGGACTTGCGGCGGATCTCTTTGGGCCAACACCAtgcatcaacg GGAGTCCGGCTCCGTTACAAAGTAACTGCGAAAGAGAAGTCGGTGCTCGACTCCAGCCAGCTCTACTCCGACTACAGTTCTATAAAGAGAGGGAAAGTGGGAGGATGGGGAGGATCAACCGAG tcggaaATTTCTCCAAGGCCAGTCCTTTCTCTCTCTATCATCGTTTccttgaaagaagaaaaagaaaagaaaaatcaaaatcaaaagcgCTCGTATTTCGATCAGACAGAGGCGAGCAATTTAATCTCTCTTTTCCTCGTTTTGGATCTTCGATTGGAGGAATCGAAACGAAGAAGAAGCTCGATCTTACAG GGGCCTATTGTTACCACAATCCGAGCTTACCTGACACCTCATCCAATGAAGGAACTTCGAATAAAG GATTTTGATGTTCGAGAGTTTGCTATATCAGTTGCTGGCAGATCGTCTGAAAAGAATCCAGCATATGTTCTGCCTGCACTTCGTCGCCATCTCATACAATTGTTGATGCATCTTGAGCAAAGGTAA
- the LOC131243038 gene encoding serine/threonine-protein kinase TOR-like — MKQYLGELMPVIVEALLDGTTVIKREVAVATLGQVVQSAGCFQTTEQAVVVHQPSKSHIQILRRDFVLFVEPNVV, encoded by the exons ATGAAGCAATATCTTGGTGAACTAATGCCAGTAATTGTTGAAGCCCTCTTGGATGGAACTACTGTTATAAAGCGTGAAGTGGCTGTCGCAACTCTTGGTCAAGTTGTACAGAGCGCTGG ATGCTTTCAGACAACCGAACAAGCTGTAGTTGTTCATCAGCCAAGCAAAAGTCATATCCAAATCTTGCGTcgtgactttgtattatttgtggaacctaatgttgtgtaa